A window from Setaria italica strain Yugu1 chromosome VIII, Setaria_italica_v2.0, whole genome shotgun sequence encodes these proteins:
- the LOC101761315 gene encoding aspartic proteinase Asp1 translates to MAAAAMRAPTAVLLLAVLLPFAAAPSRAATLATSPSASTSTAAFQLHGDVYPTGHYYITMNIGDPAKPYFLDVDTGSDLTWLQCDAPCQSCNKVPHPLYRPAPKKLVPCADSLCTALHSGLGSGNRCPSPKQCDYRIKYTDSATSQGVLIADNFSLPLSKSSTVRPSLTFGCGYDQQVGKNGEKPAVTDGLLGLGRGSVSLLSQLKQQGITKNVLGHCLSTNGGGFLFFGDGIVPTSRVTWVPMARSTSGNYYSPGSGTLYFDKRSLGLKPMEVVFDSGSTYTYFTAQPYQAVVSALKGGLSKSLKQVPGDELPLCWKGQKAFKSVFDVKKEFKSLHLSFATGKNAVMEIPPENYLIVTKIGNVCLGILDATVAKLSFSIIGDITMLDQMVIYDNEKAQLGWVRGPCSRSAKSILSSIP, encoded by the exons atggccgccgcagcCATGCGTGCCCCGACCGCCGTGCTCCTCCTGGCGGTCCTCCTCCCGTTCGCGGCCGCCCCGTCCCGCGCCGCTACGCTGgcgacgtcgccgtcggcctccacctccaccgccgcgttCCAGCTCCACGGCGACGTCTACCCCACAGG CCACTACTATATCACGATGAACATTGGGGACCCAGCGAAGCCCTACTTCCTGGACGTGGACACTGGCAGTGACCTCACATGGCTGCAGTGCGACGCGCCCTGCCAGAGCTGCAACAAG GTACCGCACCCATTGTATCGGCCTGCACCGAAGAAGCTTGTACCGTGTGCAGACTCTCTTTGCACTGCACTTCACAGTGGACTTGGCTCTGGTAACAGGTGCCCTTCACCGAAACAATGTGACTACCGAATCAAGTACACAGACAGCGCCACGTCTCAAGGTGTACTCATCGCCGACAACTTCTCGCTGCCCTTGAGCAAGTCCTCCACCGTTCGTCCCAGCCTGACCTTTGG CTGTGGGTATGATCAGCAAGTCGGAAAAAATGGTGAGAAGCCAGCAGTGACAGATGGCTTGCTTGGGCTTGGGAGGGGATCAGTTAGCCTTCTTTCACAGCTCAAGCAGCAAGGGATCACCAAGAATGTCCTCGGCCATTGCCTGAGCACGAACGGAGGGGGGTTCCTCTTCTTTGGGGACGGTATTGTGCCTACATCACGCGTAACTTGGGTGCCAATGGCTCGAAGTACATCTGG GAACTACTACTCACCTGGCTCAGGAACACTGTATTTTGATAAGCGTTCACTAGGCCTGAAGCCTATGGAGGTCGTATTTGACAGTGGTAGCACGTATACATACTTTACTGCCCAGCCATACCAAGCTGTTGTTTCTGCG CTCAAAGGTGGTCTCAGCAAATCACTTAAACAGGTACCAGGCGACGAACTGCCTCTGTGCTGGAAAGGACAGAAGGCATTCAAATCCGTGTTTGACGTcaagaaggaattcaagtcACTGCATCTGAGCTTTGCCACTGGCAAGAATGCCGTCATGGAGATCCCTCCTGAAAACTACCTCATTGTCACT AAAATTGGAAATGTGTGCTTGGGCATCCTTGATGCAACTGTGGCTAAGCTGAGCTTCAGCATAATTGGAG ATATCACGATGCTGGATCAGATGGTGATATATGATAATGAGAAAGCGCAGCTCGGATGGGTGCGCGGACCATGCAGTAGGAGCGCCAAGTCAATTCTGTCTTCCATCCCATGA
- the LOC101761992 gene encoding aspartic proteinase Asp1, producing the protein MAARWTMLAGLLLLLPLLQSASSSSMVFKLDGNVYPAGHFYVTMNIADPSKPYFLSVDTGSDLTWLECAASNGACERCNKVPHPHYRPGPPSYKVVPCTDPLCDTLHQDLGTTKHCTEPFQCDYTLTYADGSSIGALMTDKFSLPMVKPPNDHPDLAIGCGYDQGVNAGKVTTVDGILGLGPSSVSLVSQLKNHKIITKNVIGHYLSTKGGGFLFFGEESVPSSDVTWVPMAPRTPGKPYPYSPGRATLQLDTKSIGAEPMEVVFDSGSAYTYLPELVHSQLVTALKASLSKSSVKEVHDPALPLCWKGNGPFKSLDDINKEFMSPISFNFGHGVTMTIPPEKYLITTEQGSACLGILGTADIDLYLIGAIAMQDQLVIYDNETRRLGWTHSLCDRMPET; encoded by the exons ATGGCTGCCAGGTGGACCATGCTTGCcggcctcctgctcctgcttccACTCCTGCagtcggcctcctcctcctccatggtgTTCAAGCTCGACGGCAATGTCTACCCCGCAGG CCACTTCTACGTAACCATGAACATCGCAGACCCATCGAAGCCATACTTCTTGAGTGTGGACACTGGCAGCGACCTCACCTGGCTGGAGTGCGCCGCATCCAATGGTGCCTGTGAAAGGTGCAACAAG GTGCCACATCCACATTACCGACCAGGACCGCCCAGTTACAAGGTCGTCCCATGTACGGACCCACTCTGCGACACACTGCACCAAGACCTGGGTACAACCAAGCACTGCACAGAACCATTTCAATGCGACTACACACTCACATATGCAGATGGATCGTCCATTGGTGCGCTCATGACTGACAAGTTCTCTTTACCCATGGTCAAGCCCCCCAATGACCATCCTGACCTCGCGATCGG CTGTGGTTATGACCAGGGGGTGAATGCTGGGAAGGTAACGACAGTCGATGGCATCCTTGGTCTTGGACCGAGCTCGGTATCGCTGGTGTCCCAGCTCAAGAACCACAAGATCATCACAAAGAATGTGATTGGCCATTACCTCAGTACAAAAGGAGGGGGATTCCTCTTCTTTGGGGAAGAGAGCGTGCCCTCTTCAGATGTAACCTGGGTCCCCATGGCACCAAGAACACCCGG GAAACCATATCCCTACTCACCGGGCCGTGCAACCCTGCAACTGGATACAAAGTCAATAGGTGCAGAGCCGATGGAGGTGGTCTTTGACAGCGGCAGCGCCTACACCTACTTACCTGAACTTGTTCATTCTCAACTCGTTACTGCG CTGAAGGCCTCTCTCAGCAAGTCATCAGTTAAAGAGGTGCATGACCCTGCACTGCCTCTATGCTGGAAAGGGAATGGCCCATTCAAATCTCTGGACGACATCAACAAGGAATTCATGTCACCAATTTCTTTTAACTTTGGCCATGGGGTCACGATGACCATCCCTCCTGAAAAGTACCTCATTACCACT GAACAAGGGAGCGCGTGCTTGGGCATCCTTGGGACTGCAGACATAGACTTGTACTTAATTGGAg CAATCGCAATGCAGGATCAGTTGGTGATATACGACAACGAGACAAGGAGGCTTGGATGGACACATTCACTGTGTGACAGGATGCCCGAGACTTAG